In Streptomyces sclerotialus, one genomic interval encodes:
- a CDS encoding SDR family NAD(P)-dependent oxidoreductase, with product MADTDTDTASVPFPATGRRVLVSGASRGLGRALAHAFAENGDRVAVHYGSRRADAEETLAALPGDGHTLLQADIGAPEGAAELVAAADAALGGIDVLVNNAAIVNTPHPPATTSYADWTAAWQSHVAVNLLGTAHLSHGAAQRMIAQGTGGRIVNVGSRGAFRGEPDNPAYGATKAAVHALGQSLAVALAPHGIAVASVAPGFIDTERVGDRLAGEQGAAIRAQSPFGRVAEPAEVAAAVRWLASPEAQWSSGTVLDVNGASYLRT from the coding sequence ATGGCTGACACCGATACCGACACCGCTTCCGTACCGTTTCCCGCCACCGGCCGCCGCGTCCTGGTGAGCGGGGCCTCACGGGGCCTGGGACGGGCCCTCGCCCACGCCTTCGCGGAGAACGGCGACCGGGTCGCCGTGCACTACGGCTCGCGCCGGGCGGACGCCGAGGAGACCCTCGCCGCACTGCCCGGCGACGGCCACACGCTGCTGCAGGCCGACATCGGCGCCCCCGAAGGCGCCGCGGAACTGGTCGCCGCGGCCGACGCCGCGCTCGGCGGCATAGACGTCCTGGTGAACAACGCCGCGATCGTCAACACCCCGCACCCGCCCGCCACCACCTCCTACGCCGACTGGACCGCCGCCTGGCAGAGCCACGTCGCGGTCAACCTGCTCGGCACCGCGCACCTGAGCCACGGCGCGGCGCAGCGGATGATCGCCCAGGGCACCGGCGGGCGGATCGTCAACGTCGGTTCGCGCGGCGCCTTCCGCGGCGAACCCGACAACCCCGCGTACGGCGCCACCAAGGCGGCGGTGCACGCTCTCGGCCAGTCCCTCGCGGTGGCGCTCGCGCCGCACGGCATCGCGGTGGCGTCCGTGGCGCCCGGCTTCATCGACACCGAACGGGTCGGTGACCGGCTGGCCGGCGAGCAGGGCGCCGCGATCCGCGCGCAGAGCCCGTTCGGCAGAGTGGCCGAGCCGGCCGAGGTGGCCGCCGCCGTCCGCTGGCTGGCCTCCCCGGAGGCGCAGTGGAGCTCGGGCACCGTGCTCGACGTCAACGGCGCTTCGTACCTGCGGACCTGA
- a CDS encoding MFS transporter, whose amino-acid sequence MTTMPPLVTTDQQPSGTTARKAPPAWAVMLAVCAGQFLVVLDVSVVNVAMPSMRSSLGLSELGLQWVVNAYVITFAGFLMLGGRAADLFGRKRVFLVGLGLFTAASLGGGLAQEAWQLIAARTVQGVGAAVLAPATLTILTTSFPQGPARTRAVATWTAVGAGGGAAGGLVGGLLTQFLSWRWVLLINVPIGALVLAGAAFCLSESRQEGRRRLDVPGALLVTGGLALVAYGIVQTGERGWTAAGALLPLLAGLLVLGVFVAVEARSDAPLMPLTVFRPRSVWATTSAMIVVGAGMFSMWYFLSLYTQNVLGYTALQAGLAFIPHSFSIVLGSKAAPRLMALPRIGAKTVAVAGVLLAAGGMAWQSAMGVHGTYLGTILGPGIMMSLGAGLSATPIASICTAGAAAGDAGLVSGLINTSRQMGGALGLSVLSTVAAGVAGSGRVALADGYALAFRVAAVVLLAGVLLMLCSLPGRESPQGREKDGGQGSGQDGAGGAAQA is encoded by the coding sequence ATGACCACCATGCCCCCGCTCGTGACCACTGACCAGCAGCCGTCCGGAACCACCGCCCGCAAAGCCCCGCCCGCCTGGGCGGTGATGCTCGCGGTCTGCGCGGGGCAGTTCCTCGTCGTGCTCGACGTCTCCGTGGTGAACGTCGCGATGCCCTCGATGCGGTCCTCGCTCGGCCTGAGCGAACTGGGCCTGCAGTGGGTGGTCAACGCGTACGTGATCACCTTCGCCGGGTTCCTGATGCTCGGCGGGCGCGCCGCCGACCTCTTCGGACGCAAGCGGGTCTTCCTCGTGGGCCTCGGGCTCTTCACCGCGGCGAGCCTGGGCGGCGGGCTCGCCCAGGAGGCCTGGCAGCTGATCGCGGCCCGTACGGTCCAGGGCGTCGGCGCCGCCGTGCTCGCCCCGGCCACCCTCACCATCCTCACCACCTCCTTCCCGCAAGGCCCGGCCCGCACCCGGGCCGTGGCCACCTGGACCGCGGTCGGCGCGGGCGGCGGCGCGGCGGGCGGCCTGGTCGGCGGGCTGCTCACGCAGTTCCTGTCCTGGCGCTGGGTGCTGCTCATCAATGTGCCGATCGGTGCGCTGGTGCTGGCCGGTGCCGCGTTCTGCCTGAGCGAGAGCCGGCAGGAGGGGCGCCGCCGGCTGGACGTCCCCGGCGCGCTGCTGGTCACCGGCGGCCTCGCGCTCGTCGCCTACGGCATCGTGCAGACCGGCGAACGCGGCTGGACGGCCGCCGGCGCGCTGCTGCCGCTGCTCGCCGGGCTCCTGGTGCTCGGCGTCTTCGTGGCGGTCGAGGCCCGCTCGGACGCGCCGCTGATGCCGCTGACCGTCTTCCGGCCGCGGTCGGTGTGGGCGACGACCTCGGCGATGATCGTGGTCGGTGCCGGGATGTTCTCCATGTGGTACTTCCTCTCGCTCTACACGCAGAACGTCCTCGGCTACACCGCGCTCCAGGCGGGCCTGGCCTTCATCCCGCACTCCTTCTCCATCGTGCTCGGCTCCAAGGCCGCGCCCCGGCTGATGGCACTGCCCCGGATCGGCGCCAAGACCGTCGCCGTGGCGGGCGTGCTGCTCGCCGCGGGCGGCATGGCCTGGCAGTCGGCGATGGGCGTGCACGGAACCTACCTCGGTACGATCCTCGGCCCCGGCATCATGATGTCGCTGGGCGCGGGCCTCTCGGCCACCCCGATCGCCTCGATCTGCACGGCGGGCGCGGCGGCCGGCGACGCCGGACTGGTCTCCGGGCTGATCAACACCTCGCGGCAGATGGGCGGCGCGCTCGGCCTGTCGGTCCTGTCGACGGTCGCGGCCGGGGTCGCGGGCAGCGGCCGGGTGGCCCTGGCCGACGGGTATGCGCTCGCCTTCCGCGTCGCCGCCGTGGTGCTCCTGGCCGGTGTTCTGCTGATGCTCTGCTCCTTGCCGGGCCGCGAGTCCCCGCAGGGCCGCGAGAAGGACGGCGGACAGGGCAGCGGACAGGACGGCGCGGGAGGCGCCGCGCAGGCCTGA
- a CDS encoding class I SAM-dependent methyltransferase, with amino-acid sequence MTAAPQPETLAAFEAAKGFMPVDEGLALYAAAAEAAALGLPLIEIGTYCGRSTLLLADAARAAGVTAVTVDHHRGSEEQQPGWDYHDPEVVDPEVGRMDTLPAFRRTLHAAGLEEHVLALVGRSPQAAALWRAPAGLVFIDGGHTDEHATADYEGWAPHVAPGGLLVIHDVFPDPVDEWTGQAPYRIYLRALESGAFTEVSAHRSLRVLRRTGDGI; translated from the coding sequence ATGACCGCCGCTCCCCAGCCGGAGACGCTCGCCGCGTTCGAGGCGGCCAAGGGGTTCATGCCCGTCGACGAGGGGCTGGCGCTGTACGCCGCGGCCGCCGAGGCGGCTGCGCTCGGGCTGCCGCTGATCGAGATCGGCACGTACTGCGGCCGCTCCACGCTGCTGCTGGCCGACGCGGCGCGGGCGGCCGGGGTCACCGCGGTCACGGTGGACCACCACCGCGGCAGCGAGGAGCAGCAGCCCGGCTGGGACTACCACGACCCGGAGGTCGTCGACCCCGAGGTCGGGCGGATGGACACGCTGCCCGCCTTCCGCCGGACGCTGCACGCGGCCGGGCTGGAGGAGCACGTCCTCGCGCTCGTCGGGCGCTCCCCGCAGGCCGCGGCCCTCTGGCGGGCCCCGGCGGGCCTGGTCTTCATCGACGGCGGCCACACGGACGAGCACGCCACGGCGGACTACGAGGGCTGGGCGCCGCACGTCGCACCGGGCGGGCTGCTGGTGATCCACGACGTGTTCCCCGACCCGGTGGACGAGTGGACGGGCCAGGCCCCGTACCGCATCTACCTGCGCGCACTGGAGTCCGGCGCGTTCACGGAGGTCTCGGCGCACCGCTCGCTGCGCGTCCTGCGGCGCACGGGCGACGGGATCTGA
- a CDS encoding N-acetylmuramoyl-L-alanine amidase, protein MSNGSTPPTSRRSPRTFLLVPAVLAALGCAGCGATGGGTASEGRPGPDRPAAAGQHTPTGRPDDSAEDSGSGKGEGKERGPAAGGGPLKGKVVVIDPGHNPTNRDHTAEIARQVGVGNARKECDTTGTSTNAGYAEASFTLDVARRARALLRKEGAKVVLTQDGDRPYGPCVDERAEIGNAAHADAALSIHADGAGAGNRGFHVIRPGVVHSGGADTRKITGPSRDLADHIVGRFVAATGSAPANYIGDGKGLDTRTDLGGLNLSRVPKVFLECGNMRDAQDAAHLTDPAWRQKAAVGITEGITGFLRD, encoded by the coding sequence GTGTCGAACGGCAGTACTCCCCCCACCTCCCGCCGCTCCCCGCGCACGTTCCTCCTCGTGCCGGCCGTGCTGGCGGCCCTCGGCTGCGCCGGCTGCGGCGCCACCGGTGGCGGCACGGCGTCCGAGGGCAGACCGGGCCCGGACCGGCCCGCCGCTGCCGGGCAGCACACTCCCACGGGGCGGCCGGACGACAGCGCCGAGGACTCCGGCAGCGGCAAGGGTGAGGGCAAGGAGCGCGGGCCGGCGGCCGGCGGCGGCCCGCTCAAGGGCAAGGTCGTGGTGATCGACCCCGGCCACAACCCCACCAACCGTGACCACACGGCGGAGATCGCGCGCCAGGTCGGCGTCGGTAACGCCCGCAAGGAGTGCGACACGACCGGCACCTCCACGAACGCCGGGTACGCGGAGGCGTCCTTCACCCTCGACGTCGCACGCCGCGCCCGCGCCCTGCTCCGGAAGGAAGGCGCGAAGGTCGTCCTCACCCAGGACGGCGACCGCCCGTACGGCCCCTGCGTGGACGAGCGCGCCGAGATCGGCAACGCGGCGCACGCGGACGCCGCCCTCTCGATCCACGCGGACGGCGCCGGGGCCGGGAACCGCGGCTTCCACGTGATCCGCCCCGGCGTGGTGCACAGCGGCGGCGCGGACACCCGCAAGATCACCGGCCCGTCGCGCGACCTCGCCGACCACATCGTGGGCCGCTTCGTCGCTGCGACCGGCAGCGCGCCGGCCAACTACATCGGGGACGGCAAGGGGTTGGACACCCGTACCGACCTGGGCGGGCTCAACCTCTCCCGGGTGCCGAAGGTGTTCCTGGAGTGCGGCAACATGCGCGACGCGCAGGACGCCGCACACCTCACCGATCCCGCCTGGCGCCAGAAGGCGGCCGTCGGCATCACCGAGGGCATCACGGGTTTCCTGCGCGACTGA
- a CDS encoding DUF5336 domain-containing protein, whose amino-acid sequence MNIRSLTRGDGVVIGAAVLLFIASFLDFTGGPDCSGELAKYCQDVETSNAWDTLSFVMSIYLAGVIGAALIVVSRALPQPRKVAGLDLGQFGVAITLFAAWTAFWTIISVSSAGPGLIIGLIAALILAGAAVASPLVPALQAKLISAPAATASPYHTGVNAGYGYPGAQQQAPGQGYGYPGGPQQGGQPSYGGQPSFGGQPQPAQGGQAGQPAPATTDQQAAAPAEAFAPFWFAVPVARPLYGEDGAPTPIAELAPGTWYLAVEQRGQALIAQTQDGRRGVLQDTTGIQRG is encoded by the coding sequence GTGAACATCCGATCCCTCACACGAGGCGACGGCGTGGTGATCGGAGCAGCGGTGTTGCTGTTCATCGCCTCGTTCCTCGATTTCACCGGCGGCCCCGACTGCTCCGGTGAGCTCGCCAAGTACTGCCAGGACGTCGAGACTTCCAACGCCTGGGACACCCTCTCGTTCGTCATGAGCATCTACCTGGCCGGTGTGATCGGTGCGGCGCTGATCGTCGTGAGCCGCGCCCTGCCGCAGCCGCGCAAGGTCGCCGGTCTCGACCTGGGTCAGTTCGGCGTCGCGATCACCCTCTTCGCCGCCTGGACGGCGTTCTGGACGATCATCAGCGTCAGCAGCGCGGGTCCCGGCCTCATCATCGGCCTCATCGCCGCGCTGATCCTCGCCGGTGCGGCCGTCGCCTCGCCGCTCGTCCCCGCGCTGCAGGCCAAGCTCATCAGCGCCCCCGCCGCCACCGCCTCCCCGTACCACACCGGCGTCAACGCCGGGTACGGCTACCCGGGCGCGCAGCAGCAGGCGCCGGGCCAGGGCTACGGCTACCCGGGCGGCCCGCAGCAGGGCGGCCAGCCCTCGTACGGCGGTCAGCCCTCGTTCGGTGGCCAGCCGCAGCCCGCGCAGGGCGGCCAGGCCGGGCAGCCGGCCCCGGCCACGACCGACCAGCAGGCCGCTGCGCCGGCCGAAGCCTTCGCGCCGTTCTGGTTCGCGGTTCCGGTCGCCCGCCCGCTCTACGGTGAGGACGGCGCCCCGACGCCGATCGCCGAACTGGCGCCCGGCACCTGGTACCTGGCGGTCGAGCAGCGCGGCCAGGCGCTGATCGCGCAGACCCAGGACGGCCGCCGCGGCGTCCTCCAGGACACCACCGGCATCCAGCGCGGCTGA
- a CDS encoding maleylpyruvate isomerase N-terminal domain-containing protein yields MTRLGHERYCEEILVQAGLFREALRGADLKTTVPTCPEWTLGELTRHLGGALRWMAATVRTRAQDMVPDEDVPDFKGPGDGDPAALDAWFGAGAEVAAAALREAGPDTRVWTWVDHQAAGFWARRAVHETAIHRADAAIAAGVAYQLAPDVAVDTLEEWLEIGTAPQALELRPELRRLLGPGRTLCLHATNTGGPAGTRWIIDMTGDRLTWRHGEADEEAAVMVSGPLTDVLLVFYRRLPADTPTVRVQGDRDLFDEWLGLVSW; encoded by the coding sequence ATGACACGCCTTGGGCACGAGAGGTACTGCGAAGAGATCCTGGTGCAGGCCGGACTGTTCCGGGAGGCACTGCGGGGGGCGGACCTGAAGACGACGGTCCCCACCTGCCCGGAATGGACCCTCGGAGAGCTGACCCGGCATCTCGGCGGAGCGCTCCGCTGGATGGCGGCGACGGTGCGGACCCGGGCACAGGACATGGTGCCCGACGAGGACGTACCGGACTTCAAGGGGCCGGGGGACGGGGACCCGGCGGCGCTGGACGCCTGGTTCGGTGCGGGTGCGGAGGTGGCGGCCGCGGCGCTGCGGGAGGCCGGGCCGGACACCCGGGTGTGGACCTGGGTCGACCACCAGGCCGCGGGCTTCTGGGCGCGGCGCGCCGTGCACGAGACCGCGATCCACCGGGCGGACGCGGCAATCGCGGCGGGCGTCGCGTACCAGCTCGCGCCGGACGTCGCGGTGGACACCCTGGAGGAGTGGCTGGAGATCGGCACCGCGCCGCAGGCCCTGGAGCTCCGGCCGGAGCTCAGGCGGTTGCTGGGCCCGGGCCGCACCCTCTGCCTCCACGCCACGAACACCGGCGGCCCGGCCGGCACACGCTGGATCATCGACATGACCGGCGACCGGCTCACCTGGCGGCACGGCGAAGCCGACGAGGAGGCCGCCGTCATGGTCAGCGGACCGCTCACCGACGTCCTGCTGGTCTTCTACCGGCGGCTGCCGGCGGACACCCCGACGGTCCGCGTCCAGGGCGACCGCGACCTGTTCGACGAGTGGCTCGGCCTGGTGTCCTGGTAA
- a CDS encoding prenyltransferase, whose product MTSPGRTERLVLPGVLTAEQAARTVAGILATQRADGAIPWFRGHHLDPWDHTEAAMALDAAGEHERAEAAYLWLAEHQLTDGSWYAAYADGDADRPTDRGRETNFCAYLAVGVWHHYLSTGDDTFLDRMWPAVYAATEFVLGLQQPGGEIGWKREDDGTPVNDALLTGSSSVYQALRCALALADQRGEPQPDWELAAGRLGHAIRHHPERFLDKSRYSMDWYYPVLGGALRGQAAKERIEAQWDDFVVPGLGVRCVLPNPWVTGGESAELALTLWAMGESDRAVDILRSIQHLRAEGGMYWTGYVFDDDTIWPRELTSWTAGSLLLAVAALGGDEATTAVFGGERLPTGLDPDCCS is encoded by the coding sequence GTGACGAGCCCCGGGCGCACCGAACGACTCGTCCTGCCCGGAGTGCTCACCGCGGAGCAGGCCGCCCGCACCGTCGCCGGCATCCTCGCGACCCAGCGCGCGGACGGCGCCATCCCGTGGTTCCGGGGGCACCACCTCGACCCCTGGGACCACACCGAGGCCGCGATGGCGCTGGACGCGGCCGGCGAGCACGAGCGCGCGGAAGCGGCGTACCTGTGGCTCGCCGAGCACCAGCTCACCGACGGCTCCTGGTACGCCGCCTACGCCGACGGGGACGCGGACCGGCCCACCGACCGCGGTCGCGAGACCAACTTCTGCGCCTACCTCGCCGTCGGCGTCTGGCACCACTACCTCTCCACCGGCGACGACACCTTCCTCGACCGCATGTGGCCCGCGGTGTACGCGGCGACCGAGTTCGTCCTCGGGCTCCAGCAGCCCGGCGGCGAGATCGGCTGGAAGCGCGAGGACGACGGCACGCCCGTCAACGACGCGCTGCTGACCGGTTCCTCCTCCGTGTACCAGGCGCTGCGCTGCGCCCTGGCCCTGGCCGACCAGCGCGGGGAACCGCAGCCGGACTGGGAGCTGGCGGCCGGCCGCCTCGGCCACGCGATCCGCCACCACCCCGAGCGGTTCCTGGACAAGTCCCGCTACTCGATGGACTGGTACTACCCGGTGCTCGGCGGCGCCCTGCGCGGCCAGGCGGCCAAGGAGCGCATCGAGGCGCAGTGGGACGACTTCGTCGTGCCAGGCCTCGGCGTCCGCTGCGTCCTGCCCAACCCCTGGGTCACCGGCGGGGAGAGCGCCGAACTGGCCCTGACGCTCTGGGCGATGGGCGAGTCCGACCGGGCCGTGGACATCCTCCGCTCGATCCAGCACCTGCGGGCCGAGGGCGGCATGTACTGGACCGGCTACGTCTTCGACGACGACACCATCTGGCCGCGCGAGCTGACGTCGTGGACGGCGGGCTCCCTGCTGCTGGCGGTGGCCGCGCTCGGCGGCGACGAGGCCACCACGGCCGTCTTCGGCGGCGAGCGCCTCCCGACGGGCCTGGACCCGGACTGCTGCAGCTGA
- a CDS encoding class I SAM-dependent methyltransferase: MLTVDFSRFPLAPGDRVLDLGCGAGRHAFECYRRGARVVALDQNAEEIREVAKWFAAMEEAGEAPAGATATAMEGDALALPFPDDSFDVVIISEVMEHIPDDKGVLAEMVRVLKPGGRIAVTVPRYGPEKVCWALSDAYHEVEGGHIRIYKADELLGKMREAGLRPYGTHHAHALHSPYWWLKCAFGVDNDKALPVKAYHKLLVWDIMKKPLATRVAENALNPLIGKSFVAYATKPHEPKAPAAGAHDEPARAAL, translated from the coding sequence GTGCTGACCGTCGACTTTTCCCGATTCCCGCTCGCACCGGGCGACCGCGTGCTCGACCTGGGGTGCGGCGCGGGCCGGCACGCCTTCGAGTGCTACCGGCGCGGCGCGCGGGTCGTCGCGCTCGACCAGAACGCCGAGGAGATCCGCGAGGTCGCCAAGTGGTTCGCGGCGATGGAGGAGGCCGGCGAGGCCCCGGCCGGCGCCACCGCCACCGCCATGGAGGGCGACGCGCTCGCGCTGCCCTTCCCCGACGACTCCTTCGACGTCGTGATCATCTCCGAGGTCATGGAGCACATCCCCGACGACAAGGGCGTGCTCGCCGAGATGGTCCGGGTCCTCAAGCCCGGCGGCCGGATCGCCGTCACCGTCCCGCGCTACGGCCCCGAGAAGGTCTGCTGGGCGCTCAGCGACGCGTACCACGAGGTCGAGGGCGGCCACATCCGCATCTACAAGGCCGACGAACTCCTCGGCAAGATGCGCGAGGCGGGCCTGCGCCCCTACGGCACCCACCACGCGCACGCCCTGCACAGCCCCTACTGGTGGCTCAAGTGCGCGTTCGGCGTGGACAACGACAAGGCGCTGCCGGTGAAGGCCTACCACAAGCTCCTGGTCTGGGACATCATGAAGAAGCCGCTGGCCACCAGGGTCGCGGAGAACGCCCTCAACCCGCTCATCGGCAAGAGCTTCGTCGCGTACGCCACCAAGCCGCACGAGCCGAAGGCGCCCGCCGCCGGTGCGCACGACGAGCCCGCGCGAGCCGCCCTGTGA
- a CDS encoding glycosyltransferase family 4 protein, whose translation MSAEAVQAAAARPAEATGDRPLRIALLTYKGNPFCGGQGVYVRHLSRELAGLGHSVEVIGAQPYPVLDGGVPLTELPSLDLYRQPDPFRTPRRDEYRDWIDALEVGTMWTGGFPEPLTFSLRARRHLTARRGDFDVIHDNQTLGYGLLGDLGAPLVTTIHHPITVDRQLDLDAADGWKRRASVRRWYGFTRMQKRVARRLPSVLTVSGSSRQEITDHLGVRQDRIHVVHIGADTDLFSPDPSVPEVPGRIVTTSSADVPLKGLIHLVEALAKVRTENPEAHLVVVGKRADDGPVAAAIERYGLGSAVEFVKGISDAELVDLVRSAQVACVPSLYEGFSLPAAEAMATGTPLLATTGGAIPEVAGPDGETCLAVPPGDAEALAAGLNRLLGDTDLRSRLGAAGRERVLARFTWRQAAIGTAERYREAIAARAAHRPAAAPTPAAAPRVGRTLT comes from the coding sequence GTGTCCGCTGAGGCCGTCCAGGCAGCCGCCGCTCGCCCCGCCGAGGCCACCGGCGACCGCCCGCTCCGGATCGCCCTGCTCACGTACAAAGGGAACCCGTTCTGCGGCGGCCAGGGCGTCTACGTACGCCACCTCTCCCGCGAACTGGCCGGGCTCGGCCACTCCGTCGAGGTCATCGGCGCCCAGCCCTACCCCGTCCTCGACGGCGGCGTGCCCCTGACCGAGCTGCCCAGCCTCGACCTCTACCGGCAGCCGGACCCCTTCCGCACCCCGAGACGCGACGAGTACCGCGACTGGATCGACGCCCTCGAAGTGGGCACGATGTGGACCGGCGGCTTCCCCGAGCCGCTCACCTTCTCCCTGCGGGCGCGCCGCCATCTCACCGCTCGCCGCGGCGACTTCGACGTGATCCACGACAACCAGACGCTCGGCTACGGTCTGCTCGGCGACCTCGGCGCGCCGCTGGTCACCACGATCCACCACCCCATCACCGTCGACCGGCAGCTCGACCTCGACGCCGCCGACGGCTGGAAGCGGCGCGCCTCGGTCCGCCGCTGGTACGGCTTCACCCGTATGCAGAAGCGGGTCGCCCGCCGGCTGCCCTCGGTCCTCACCGTCTCCGGCTCCTCCCGCCAGGAGATCACCGACCACCTGGGCGTCCGTCAGGACCGCATCCACGTCGTGCACATCGGTGCCGACACCGACCTCTTCTCGCCCGACCCCTCGGTCCCCGAGGTCCCGGGCCGCATCGTCACCACCTCCAGCGCCGACGTACCGCTCAAGGGCCTGATCCACCTGGTCGAGGCGCTCGCCAAGGTCCGCACCGAGAACCCCGAGGCGCACCTCGTCGTGGTCGGCAAGCGCGCCGACGACGGGCCGGTCGCCGCCGCCATCGAGCGGTACGGGCTCGGCAGCGCCGTCGAGTTCGTCAAGGGCATCAGCGACGCCGAGCTGGTCGACCTGGTGCGCAGCGCCCAGGTCGCCTGTGTGCCCTCCCTCTACGAAGGCTTCTCGCTGCCGGCCGCCGAGGCCATGGCCACCGGCACGCCGCTGCTGGCCACCACCGGCGGCGCCATTCCCGAGGTCGCCGGGCCCGACGGCGAGACCTGCCTCGCCGTGCCGCCGGGCGACGCGGAAGCCCTCGCCGCGGGCCTCAACCGCCTGCTGGGCGACACGGACCTGCGCAGCCGGCTCGGCGCCGCGGGCCGCGAGCGGGTCCTCGCCCGCTTCACCTGGCGGCAGGCGGCCATCGGCACGGCCGAGCGCTACCGCGAGGCCATCGCGGCCCGCGCCGCCCACCGGCCCGCCGCGGCCCCCACCCCGGCGGCCGCCCCCCGCGTCGGCCGCACCCTGACCTGA
- a CDS encoding TetR family transcriptional regulator yields the protein MTSEHRPALPASPALTERQEARRRRILHASAQLAGRGGFDAVQMREVAELSNVALGTLYRYFPSKVHLLVATMQDQLQHMHATLRKRPPTESDPGARVAQTLMRAFRAMQREPHLADAMVRALTFADRSVSPEVDTVSRLTTAIILDAMELDSAATPEQLSAVRVIEHTWHSALITWLSGRASIAQVKIDIETVCRLVELTSPQRPE from the coding sequence ATGACTTCCGAACACCGGCCGGCGCTTCCTGCCAGTCCCGCGCTGACCGAGCGCCAGGAGGCGCGCCGACGCCGGATCCTGCACGCCAGCGCGCAGCTGGCCGGCCGCGGCGGCTTCGACGCCGTGCAGATGCGCGAGGTCGCGGAGCTGTCGAACGTCGCCCTGGGGACGCTGTACCGCTACTTCCCTTCCAAGGTCCATCTGCTGGTGGCGACCATGCAGGACCAGTTGCAGCACATGCACGCGACGTTGCGCAAACGGCCGCCGACGGAGAGTGATCCCGGGGCGCGGGTGGCCCAGACGCTGATGCGGGCCTTCCGCGCGATGCAGCGCGAACCGCACCTCGCGGACGCGATGGTGCGCGCGCTCACCTTCGCCGACCGGTCGGTGAGTCCCGAGGTGGACACCGTCTCCCGGCTGACGACGGCGATCATCCTGGACGCGATGGAGCTGGATTCCGCCGCCACTCCCGAGCAGCTCTCGGCCGTGCGGGTCATCGAGCACACCTGGCACTCCGCGCTCATCACCTGGCTGTCCGGGCGGGCTTCGATTGCGCAAGTGAAGATCGACATCGAGACGGTGTGCCGGCTTGTCGAGCTGACCTCGCCCCAGCGCCCGGAATAG
- a CDS encoding DNA-binding response regulator produces MTDTHGTHAAPARAAGRIAHIPQQTTRCREHPAHGGAETAPCGAECTPGGGREGAAAPRRGPALLVLGSAGRPGPLRRAFEADALGFVDKEGSPRQLAAGIRQVAAGKRFIDGSLGFGFLQAAEMPLTQRELSVLSLAAEGASVAEIAGMLHLSNGTVRNYMSAITRKTGARNRVDAIRISQGEGWL; encoded by the coding sequence GTGACGGACACGCACGGGACCCACGCCGCCCCGGCACGCGCCGCGGGCCGCATCGCGCACATCCCGCAGCAGACCACCAGATGCCGGGAGCACCCGGCGCACGGCGGGGCGGAGACCGCGCCGTGCGGGGCGGAGTGCACGCCCGGTGGCGGCCGGGAGGGCGCGGCCGCGCCGCGCCGGGGCCCCGCGCTGCTGGTACTGGGCTCGGCCGGCCGGCCGGGGCCGCTGCGCCGGGCCTTCGAGGCCGACGCGCTCGGCTTCGTCGACAAGGAGGGCTCGCCCCGGCAGCTGGCCGCCGGCATCCGGCAGGTCGCGGCGGGCAAGCGCTTCATCGACGGCTCGCTCGGCTTCGGCTTCCTCCAGGCCGCCGAAATGCCGCTGACGCAGCGGGAGCTGAGCGTGCTCTCGCTCGCCGCCGAGGGCGCCTCGGTCGCCGAGATCGCCGGCATGCTGCACCTGTCCAACGGGACGGTGCGCAACTACATGTCGGCGATCACCCGCAAGACCGGCGCCCGCAACAGGGTCGACGCCATCCGCATCTCCCAGGGGGAAGGCTGGCTGTGA